The following proteins are co-located in the Streptomyces sp. DT2A-34 genome:
- a CDS encoding DNA primase, producing MNRVGLGLAVGAGYVLGRTKKMKLAFAVGSLVAGKRMNLSPRAVTDLVSQQLQNNPQLKEIGDQLREDLRGVGGAASGALVERRLDAFADRLHGRTAKMREQLSGAVPTPDLGGQDEESEEETEDEEPRAEDEERASDEPEGREEPEESEEPEESGEPEESEEPEESEEPEESEEPEESEEPEESEEGPEGEEPSRKATAQRGAPKKTAKKAAKKAPAKKTAAKKTTAGRTAPRKAAAKRSGTAKSADRKTAGARGSARSGRARQSKGGDG from the coding sequence ATGAACCGAGTGGGACTGGGCCTCGCGGTAGGGGCCGGATACGTCCTCGGACGGACGAAGAAGATGAAACTGGCGTTCGCCGTCGGCTCGCTCGTGGCAGGCAAGCGAATGAATCTGAGCCCGCGGGCCGTCACGGACCTGGTGTCCCAGCAGCTGCAGAACAACCCGCAGCTCAAGGAGATCGGGGACCAGCTGCGCGAGGACCTGCGCGGTGTGGGCGGGGCGGCGTCCGGCGCCCTGGTGGAGCGCCGGCTCGACGCGTTCGCCGACCGGCTGCACGGACGCACCGCCAAGATGCGCGAGCAGCTGTCGGGGGCGGTGCCGACGCCGGATCTCGGCGGGCAGGACGAGGAGTCCGAGGAGGAGACCGAGGACGAGGAGCCGCGCGCCGAGGACGAGGAACGCGCATCGGACGAGCCCGAGGGACGCGAGGAACCCGAGGAATCCGAGGAACCCGAAGAATCCGGGGAACCCGAAGAATCCGAGGAACCCGAAGAATCCGAGGAACCCGAAGAATCCGAGGAACCCGAAGAATCCGAGGAACCCGAAGAATCCGAGGAAGGGCCCGAGGGCGAGGAGCCGTCCCGGAAGGCGACGGCGCAGCGGGGCGCGCCGAAGAAGACCGCCAAGAAGGCGGCCAAGAAGGCACCCGCGAAGAAGACGGCGGCGAAGAAGACCACCGCCGGCAGGACAGCGCCCAGGAAGGCGGCGGCGAAGCGGAGCGGGACGGCCAAGTCGGCCGACCGGAAGACGGCCGGGGCCCGCGGATCCGCCCGCAGCGGCCGGGCGCGCCAGTCGAAGGGCGGTGACGGGTGA
- a CDS encoding gas vesicle structural protein GvpA, translating to MTVVPAQQTGGGGGSSGLYDVLELVLDRGLVIDAFVRVSLVGIEILKIDIRVVVASVDTYLRFAEACNRLDLEAGPRKSPGLPDMVGEITESGARGKSKGALSGAAETISDAFKQARGEGEAEPRQRTRKSTTTRRKEEQE from the coding sequence ATGACCGTTGTCCCGGCACAGCAGACCGGCGGCGGAGGCGGCAGCAGCGGCCTCTACGACGTACTGGAGCTCGTCCTCGACAGGGGGCTGGTGATCGACGCTTTCGTGCGAGTCTCCCTGGTCGGCATTGAAATACTGAAGATCGACATCCGTGTCGTCGTCGCCAGCGTCGACACCTATCTCCGCTTCGCCGAGGCGTGCAACCGGCTCGACCTGGAGGCCGGGCCGCGCAAGTCGCCGGGCCTGCCCGACATGGTCGGTGAGATCACCGAGTCCGGCGCGCGCGGCAAGTCCAAGGGGGCATTGTCCGGTGCCGCGGAGACCATCTCCGACGCCTTCAAGCAGGCGCGTGGGGAAGGCGAGGCGGAGCCCAGGCAGCGCACCCGGAAGTCCACCACGACGCGCAGGAAGGAGGAGCAGGAGTGA
- a CDS encoding SRPBCC family protein codes for MTETLGSASSAARGAAKQPLAGVAHSEAADRLKAELQEYLAAQAQRMLVGAGRKLGEATVKLNDIAEGNSPGLAKLALDGGRKLADGKGPLRTALEVGATSAKDNVVGAFKNLTGKGEDGKGKGKGAAGKKPTVIIEYVDVGVPLRSAYDQWTQYQEFSTFAKGVKSAERADDTTSDWQLKVFWSNRSWKAHTTEQIPDDRIAWTSEGAKGTTKGVVSFHRLADSLTRVLLVVEYYPKGLFEKTGNLWRAQGRRARLDLKNYVRFVTLKGEPEDGWRGEIHDGEVVRSHEDAVAEEDEEYDENEVNGENEVNGENGENEENGEYAEDEEPEDAYEEEEDEEDEDEEREDEDEPEDAYEDEDEDVPEDAGGGSRR; via the coding sequence ATGACCGAGACACTCGGATCCGCGAGCTCCGCCGCCCGCGGAGCAGCGAAGCAACCACTCGCCGGCGTGGCCCACAGCGAGGCCGCCGACCGGCTCAAGGCCGAACTCCAGGAGTACCTCGCCGCGCAGGCCCAGCGGATGCTGGTCGGCGCCGGCCGCAAACTCGGCGAGGCCACGGTCAAGCTGAACGACATAGCCGAGGGCAACAGCCCGGGCCTGGCCAAGCTGGCCCTCGACGGCGGCCGCAAGCTCGCCGACGGCAAGGGCCCGCTGCGCACCGCGCTGGAGGTCGGCGCGACAAGCGCCAAGGACAACGTGGTCGGGGCGTTCAAGAACCTCACCGGCAAGGGGGAGGACGGCAAGGGGAAGGGCAAGGGCGCGGCGGGCAAGAAGCCCACCGTCATCATCGAGTACGTCGACGTCGGCGTACCGCTGCGCTCCGCGTACGACCAGTGGACCCAGTACCAGGAGTTCAGCACCTTCGCGAAGGGCGTGAAGAGCGCCGAGCGCGCCGATGACACGACCTCCGACTGGCAGCTCAAGGTCTTCTGGTCCAACCGCAGCTGGAAGGCGCACACCACCGAGCAGATACCGGACGACCGGATCGCCTGGACGTCGGAGGGCGCGAAGGGCACCACGAAGGGCGTCGTCTCCTTCCACCGGCTCGCCGACAGCCTCACCCGCGTCCTGCTGGTGGTCGAGTACTACCCGAAGGGCCTGTTCGAGAAGACCGGCAACCTCTGGCGCGCCCAGGGCCGCCGGGCCCGTCTCGACCTCAAGAACTACGTCCGCTTCGTCACCCTCAAGGGAGAGCCGGAGGACGGCTGGCGCGGCGAGATCCACGACGGCGAGGTCGTCCGCAGCCATGAGGACGCGGTCGCGGAGGAGGACGAGGAGTACGACGAGAACGAGGTGAACGGCGAGAACGAGGTGAACGGCGAGAACGGCGAGAACGAGGAGAACGGCGAGTACGCGGAGGACGAGGAGCCCGAGGACGCGTACGAGGAAGAGGAAGACGAAGAGGACGAGGACGAAGAGCGCGAGGACGAAGACGAACCCGAGGACGCGTACGAGGACGAGGACGAGGACGTACCCGAAGACGCCGGCGGCGGGAGCCGACGATGA
- a CDS encoding GvpL/GvpF family gas vesicle protein has protein sequence MTGLRYVYAVCRPFRSALQAQLSGVAGAPPKQLTHHGLIAVVSTVPEADFAEEPLRAHLEDLDWLTATARAHQTVIDALTAVTTPLPLRLATVFRDDSGVRAMMEAREEDFRRVLDRLDGRVEWGVKVYAETEPAQAAKPTEPRPEAKAVSGRDYLRRRRTQTQAREDVWHRATAFAGRLHETLSSFAEDSRLHAPQNSALSRAPGQNVLNAAYLVPRADSEEFVELVDRAKDDAPGIRVELTGPWAAYSFTGEFAVEEPEVGP, from the coding sequence ATGACCGGCCTGCGCTACGTCTACGCCGTCTGCCGCCCCTTTCGCTCCGCCCTGCAGGCCCAGCTGTCGGGGGTCGCCGGGGCGCCGCCGAAGCAGCTGACGCACCACGGCCTGATCGCCGTGGTCAGTACGGTGCCGGAGGCGGACTTCGCCGAGGAGCCGCTGCGCGCCCACCTGGAGGACCTGGACTGGCTCACGGCGACGGCCCGCGCACACCAGACGGTCATCGACGCGCTCACCGCCGTCACGACCCCGCTGCCGTTGCGGCTGGCCACCGTCTTCCGGGACGACAGCGGCGTACGGGCCATGATGGAGGCACGCGAGGAGGACTTCCGCCGCGTCCTCGACCGGCTGGACGGGCGGGTGGAGTGGGGCGTCAAGGTGTACGCCGAAACGGAACCGGCTCAGGCCGCGAAGCCCACCGAGCCTCGGCCCGAGGCGAAGGCCGTGTCGGGCCGTGACTATCTGCGTCGGCGCCGTACGCAGACACAGGCCCGCGAGGACGTGTGGCACCGGGCCACCGCATTCGCCGGCCGACTGCACGAAACGCTTTCCTCGTTCGCCGAGGATTCCCGGCTGCACGCACCGCAGAACTCCGCGCTTTCCCGCGCACCCGGGCAGAATGTGCTCAACGCCGCCTATCTGGTGCCGCGTGCGGATTCCGAGGAATTCGTGGAGCTCGTGGACCGCGCCAAGGACGACGCCCCCGGAATCCGGGTCGAACTCACCGGGCCTTGGGCGGCCTATTCCTTCACCGGGGAGTTCGCGGTGGAGGAGCCGGAGGTGGGCCCGTGA
- a CDS encoding GvpL/GvpF family gas vesicle protein, producing MSTYVYGITARSHPDLPKDLGGVGDPPRPVRVLKEGALAALVSDAPEELRPKRKELLAHSNVLAEAGAAGCVLPMRFGSVAPDDHTVTGVLAEREEHYKERLRALDGKVEYNVKATHAEEAVLHRVLAENPEIRAMTQANRQSGGGTYEERLRLGEMVAAAVKAQEAEDATDVQHTLQPVADAVSVGPESTGWLANVSFLVARDSAETFMTAVEQLRKGHPHLDLRVNGPLPPYSFVEPGPAEPADSMSGGETAKE from the coding sequence GTGAGTACGTACGTGTACGGCATCACCGCGAGGTCGCATCCCGACCTTCCGAAGGACCTGGGCGGTGTCGGCGACCCGCCGCGCCCCGTGCGCGTCCTGAAGGAGGGTGCGCTCGCCGCCCTGGTCAGCGACGCCCCCGAAGAGCTGCGCCCCAAGCGCAAGGAACTGCTCGCCCACTCGAACGTGCTCGCCGAGGCGGGCGCGGCCGGCTGCGTTCTGCCCATGCGGTTCGGCAGTGTCGCCCCCGACGACCACACGGTCACCGGGGTGCTCGCCGAACGTGAGGAGCACTACAAGGAACGCCTGCGGGCCCTCGACGGCAAGGTCGAGTACAACGTGAAGGCCACGCACGCCGAGGAGGCCGTGCTGCACCGCGTCCTGGCCGAGAACCCGGAGATCCGGGCCATGACGCAGGCCAACCGGCAGTCCGGCGGCGGAACCTACGAGGAGCGGCTCCGGCTCGGCGAGATGGTGGCCGCCGCGGTCAAGGCCCAGGAGGCCGAGGACGCGACCGATGTCCAGCACACGCTGCAACCGGTGGCGGACGCGGTCAGCGTGGGTCCCGAGTCCACCGGCTGGCTCGCCAACGTGTCGTTCCTGGTCGCCCGGGACTCGGCCGAGACGTTCATGACCGCCGTCGAGCAGCTCCGCAAGGGCCATCCGCACCTCGACCTGCGCGTCAACGGCCCGCTGCCGCCGTACAGCTTCGTCGAGCCCGGCCCCGCCGAGCCCGCGGACAGCATGTCCGGCGGCGAAACGGCGAAGGAGTGA
- a CDS encoding gas vesicle protein, producing MTMSSRLPEPYGQGSGANLADILERVLDKGIVIAGDIRINLLDIELLTIKLRLIVASVDKAKEMGIDWWEDDPALSSGARRKELARENAELRERLARLEPAREEEEAP from the coding sequence ATGACGATGTCCAGCCGGCTCCCCGAGCCCTACGGCCAGGGCAGCGGCGCCAATCTCGCCGACATCCTGGAAAGGGTGCTGGACAAGGGCATCGTCATCGCGGGCGACATCCGGATCAACCTGCTCGACATCGAGCTGCTCACCATCAAGCTGCGCCTCATCGTCGCCTCGGTCGACAAGGCGAAGGAGATGGGCATCGACTGGTGGGAGGACGATCCGGCACTGTCCTCAGGCGCCCGCCGCAAAGAACTCGCCCGGGAGAACGCCGAGTTGCGCGAGCGTCTGGCCCGGCTGGAGCCCGCCAGGGAAGAGGAGGAGGCCCCATGA
- a CDS encoding gas vesicle protein GvpG, which produces MGLIGEVLLLPFAPVRGSGWVIRQVLHEAERLYYDPAAVRAELASLEEQLTAGEIDEEEFDRREDELLDRLEIGLRAGYGNGDGTAR; this is translated from the coding sequence GTGGGACTGATCGGAGAGGTCCTGCTGCTGCCGTTCGCCCCGGTGCGCGGCAGCGGCTGGGTGATCAGACAGGTGCTGCACGAGGCGGAACGCCTCTACTACGACCCGGCCGCTGTACGGGCCGAACTGGCGAGCCTGGAGGAGCAGTTGACCGCGGGCGAGATCGACGAGGAGGAGTTCGACCGCCGGGAGGACGAGCTCCTCGACCGGCTGGAGATCGGCCTGCGCGCAGGCTACGGGAACGGCGACGGGACGGCACGATGA